A region from the Paraurantiacibacter namhicola genome encodes:
- a CDS encoding class II 3-deoxy-7-phosphoheptulonate synthase, translated as MAQDWQPDGWRSREARHLPVYEDQQALAEAEATLAQYPPLVFAGEARQLKEQLGEVAAGKAFLLQGGDCAESFAEFHPNNIRDTFRVLLQMAVVLTFASKRPVVKVGRMAGQFAKPRSSDTETQGDVTLPSYFGDNVNSIEFEAAGRRNDPQRMVRAYSQAAATLNLLRAFSSGGYANLRQVHNWTLDFMDRSPWADKFTQVASRIGEALDFMEACGIDPESVPQLSQTEFYTSHEALLLPYEQAMARQDSLTGDWYDTSAHFLWIGDRTRFEGSAHVEFLRGVGNPIGMKCGPSLEPDALLKMLDTLNPAREAGRITLISRFGHDKVEAGLAPLVRAVKREGHPVVWSCDPMHGNVVKSDSGYKTRPFDRILGEVKGFFAVHRAEGTHAGGIHVEMTGQDVTECVGGAVAITDEALGDRYHTHCDPRLNAAQSLELAFLLAEMVNLETQAQEREAA; from the coding sequence GTGGCACAGGATTGGCAACCGGATGGCTGGAGATCGCGTGAGGCGCGTCACCTGCCCGTATATGAAGATCAGCAGGCTCTGGCCGAGGCGGAAGCCACGCTGGCGCAGTATCCGCCGCTGGTCTTTGCCGGTGAAGCGCGCCAGCTGAAGGAACAGTTGGGCGAGGTTGCCGCAGGCAAGGCCTTCCTGCTGCAGGGCGGCGATTGCGCGGAAAGCTTCGCCGAATTCCACCCCAACAACATCCGCGACACCTTCCGCGTGCTGCTGCAGATGGCGGTGGTGCTGACTTTCGCCAGCAAGCGACCCGTCGTGAAGGTGGGCCGCATGGCCGGCCAGTTCGCCAAGCCGCGCAGCTCCGATACGGAGACGCAGGGCGATGTGACGCTGCCGAGCTATTTCGGCGATAACGTCAATTCCATCGAGTTCGAGGCGGCCGGACGCCGTAACGATCCGCAGCGCATGGTGCGCGCTTACAGCCAGGCGGCGGCCACGCTGAACCTGCTGCGCGCCTTCTCCAGCGGCGGCTACGCGAACCTGCGCCAGGTCCATAACTGGACGCTCGATTTCATGGATCGCAGCCCCTGGGCGGACAAGTTCACGCAGGTCGCCAGCCGCATCGGCGAGGCGCTGGACTTCATGGAAGCCTGCGGGATCGACCCGGAAAGCGTGCCGCAGCTTTCGCAGACCGAATTCTACACCAGTCATGAAGCGCTGCTGCTGCCTTACGAGCAGGCCATGGCGCGGCAGGACAGCCTGACGGGCGACTGGTACGATACCAGCGCGCATTTCCTGTGGATCGGTGACCGCACCCGGTTCGAGGGCAGCGCGCATGTGGAATTCCTGCGCGGTGTGGGCAATCCCATCGGCATGAAGTGCGGTCCCAGCCTGGAGCCGGATGCGCTGTTGAAGATGCTCGATACGCTGAACCCGGCGCGGGAGGCGGGCCGCATCACGCTGATCAGCCGCTTCGGGCACGACAAGGTGGAAGCCGGGCTGGCCCCGCTGGTCCGCGCCGTGAAGCGCGAAGGCCATCCGGTGGTCTGGAGCTGCGACCCGATGCACGGCAATGTCGTAAAATCCGACAGCGGCTACAAGACGCGGCCCTTCGACCGTATCCTGGGCGAGGTGAAGGGCTTCTTCGCCGTCCACCGCGCGGAAGGCACCCATGCCGGCGGCATCCATGTGGAAATGACCGGGCAGGACGTGACCGAATGCGTCGGCGGGGCCGTGGCCATCACGGACGAGGCGCTGGGCGACCGCTATCACACGCATTGCGACCCGCGTCTCAACGCTGCGCAATCGCTGGAGCTGGCCTTCCTGCTGGCGGAGATGGTGAACCTTGAAACGCAGGCGCAGGAACGCGAAGCCGCTTAA
- the egtB gene encoding ergothioneine biosynthesis protein EgtB: MPAASPARDERENAGIAARFADTRALTEALVQPLGDADATIQSMDDASPAKWHLAHTTWFWETFLLRDHAPGYTLFDEKFPFLFNSYYEAEGDRIARGRRGLVTRPSLDEVLDYRRHVTAAIQPLLEDPRHAELVELGIAHEQQHIELLLTDIKHAFSKNPLGPAMWDDNVSPRAGGDLPQTERHAETDPGLRRGSPHAFEDGWYSHPGGIARIGHQADGFAFDNEGPAHRVLLEPFALSKQLVTNADWDAFIADGGYETASLWLSDAWAWIARCNIRAPLYWRDGEQFTHTGWQERDPNAPVTHISYYEADAFASWVGARLPTEFEWEAVARGQHADDAPAHDPAGGNQLDPVSSWAAPPMPRGSDGLFGDCWQFTRSGYLPYPRFKPAEGAVGEYNGKFMSGQWVLKGASCATVRGHSRASYRNFFYPQQRWQFTGLRLAKDA; this comes from the coding sequence ATGCCAGCCGCCAGTCCGGCCCGCGATGAACGGGAAAACGCCGGTATCGCCGCGCGCTTCGCAGATACGCGCGCGCTGACCGAGGCGCTTGTCCAGCCGCTGGGCGATGCGGATGCCACCATCCAGTCCATGGACGATGCCAGCCCGGCAAAGTGGCACCTGGCGCACACCACATGGTTCTGGGAAACCTTCCTGCTGCGCGACCACGCGCCGGGCTACACGCTGTTCGATGAGAAATTCCCCTTCCTGTTCAACTCCTATTACGAGGCGGAGGGCGATCGGATCGCACGCGGGCGCCGCGGCCTCGTCACCCGTCCGTCGCTGGACGAGGTGCTGGATTACCGCCGCCATGTGACCGCGGCGATTCAGCCGCTGCTGGAAGACCCGCGCCATGCGGAGCTGGTGGAGCTGGGCATCGCGCATGAGCAGCAGCACATCGAATTGCTGCTGACCGACATCAAGCACGCCTTCAGCAAGAACCCGCTGGGCCCTGCTATGTGGGACGACAATGTGAGTCCCCGCGCAGGCGGGGACCTCCCGCAGACAGAGCGTCATGCGGAAACAGACCCCGGCCTTCGCCGGGGATCACCTCATGCCTTTGAAGACGGATGGTATTCCCATCCTGGCGGCATCGCCCGCATCGGGCACCAGGCCGATGGCTTCGCCTTCGACAATGAAGGCCCGGCGCACCGCGTGTTGCTGGAACCCTTCGCTTTGTCGAAGCAGCTGGTCACCAATGCCGATTGGGACGCATTCATCGCCGATGGCGGGTATGAGACCGCCTCCCTCTGGCTGTCCGACGCATGGGCGTGGATCGCGCGCTGCAACATCCGCGCGCCGCTGTACTGGCGTGATGGAGAGCAGTTCACCCACACCGGCTGGCAGGAACGCGATCCTAACGCCCCCGTCACGCATATCAGCTATTACGAGGCGGATGCTTTCGCGTCGTGGGTGGGCGCGCGCCTGCCGACCGAATTCGAGTGGGAAGCCGTCGCGCGCGGACAGCATGCAGACGACGCTCCGGCCCACGATCCGGCAGGCGGCAACCAGCTGGACCCCGTCAGTTCCTGGGCCGCGCCCCCCATGCCGCGCGGTTCGGACGGCCTGTTCGGCGATTGCTGGCAGTTCACCCGCTCGGGCTACCTGCCCTATCCGCGTTTCAAGCCCGCAGAGGGCGCGGTGGGCGAATACAATGGCAAGTTCATGTCCGGCCAGTGGGTGCTGAAAGGCGCCAGCTGCGCCACGGTGCGCGGCCATTCGCGCGCCAGTTACCGCAATTTCTTCTACCCGCAGCAGCGCTGGCAATTCACCGGCCTGCGGCTCGCCAAAGACGCATAA
- the egtD gene encoding L-histidine N(alpha)-methyltransferase: MTDQKGLKLVELDEDGVDRAFRDDILAGLSQPQKATPARWLYDDAGSQLFEDITQIPEYYPTRAETEILRDRGDDFARHISPGSAVVEFGSGSSVKTPLLLQAIAPAAYVPLDISGDFLRASAAELSAKFPGLPVHPVEADFNRLVELPAEVRDLPKLGFFSGSTIGNMIAHTAVDLLRSMRGTLGEGAQLLIGMDLVKDRETLIAAYDDAGGVTAEFNRNLARRINRELDGTIPVDKLRHEARWNDLHARIEMHLVAEEAIEFSVCGKAFTMEEGETIHTENSHKFGRRSGNMLLLAGGWTPEERWTDAEGRYSVVLARAEAPRAAP, translated from the coding sequence ATGACCGACCAGAAGGGGCTCAAACTGGTAGAGCTCGACGAGGACGGCGTGGACCGCGCCTTTCGCGACGATATCCTCGCAGGACTGTCTCAGCCGCAGAAGGCCACGCCCGCGCGCTGGCTGTATGACGATGCCGGTTCGCAGCTGTTCGAGGATATCACCCAGATTCCCGAATATTACCCGACCCGTGCGGAGACGGAGATCCTGCGCGATCGGGGGGACGACTTCGCCCGCCATATCTCGCCGGGCAGCGCAGTGGTGGAGTTCGGCTCCGGCTCTTCGGTCAAGACGCCGCTGCTGCTGCAGGCGATTGCGCCTGCGGCATACGTGCCGCTGGACATCAGCGGGGATTTCCTGCGCGCCTCCGCCGCCGAGCTTTCCGCCAAGTTCCCCGGCCTGCCGGTCCATCCGGTGGAGGCGGACTTCAACCGCCTGGTGGAATTGCCGGCGGAGGTGAGGGACCTTCCCAAGCTCGGCTTCTTCAGCGGATCGACCATTGGCAATATGATCGCCCATACGGCGGTGGATTTGCTGCGCAGCATGCGCGGCACGCTGGGCGAAGGTGCGCAGCTGCTGATCGGCATGGATCTGGTGAAGGACCGCGAGACGCTGATTGCCGCTTATGACGATGCGGGCGGCGTGACGGCAGAATTTAACCGAAACCTTGCCCGCCGCATCAACCGGGAGCTGGATGGCACCATCCCGGTGGACAAGCTGCGCCACGAAGCGCGCTGGAACGACCTCCATGCCCGGATCGAGATGCACCTTGTGGCGGAAGAGGCAATCGAATTCTCCGTTTGCGGCAAGGCTTTCACTATGGAAGAGGGCGAGACGATCCACACCGAAAACAGCCACAAGTTCGGCCGCCGTTCTGGCAACATGCTGCTGCTGGCAGGTGGCTGGACTCCTGAAGAACGCTGGACGGATGCGGAAGGCCGCTATTCGGTGGTGCTCGCCCGGGCAGAGGCGCCGCGCGCCGCGCCCTGA
- a CDS encoding retropepsin-like aspartic protease family protein encodes MDIPASLQPIWDQLAAMIAEVPQSGLLIAALAAMLLGLLGSLVVRRVPVLGKTLRLASTLTLVGVLLLVVLQVSRMDGSSGFAVPSIGLPEQVVEGGETRVPLSRDGHYWIEAEVNGHPTRFLVDTGATLTAISEETAQAAGLEPRSNSFPVRLQTANGQVSAQMTTLDELRFGNVAARGLDAVIAPNIGPTNVLGMNLLSRLKGWGVEDGVLILRPNNPQPELVVGE; translated from the coding sequence ATGGACATTCCCGCCTCCCTGCAACCAATCTGGGACCAGCTGGCCGCGATGATCGCGGAGGTCCCGCAATCGGGCCTGCTGATCGCGGCGCTGGCGGCCATGCTGCTTGGCCTGCTGGGATCGCTGGTGGTGCGCCGCGTGCCGGTGCTGGGCAAGACGCTGCGCCTTGCCAGCACGCTGACGCTCGTGGGCGTGTTGCTGCTGGTTGTGCTGCAGGTCAGCCGCATGGATGGAAGCTCCGGCTTCGCCGTGCCCTCGATCGGCCTACCCGAACAGGTGGTCGAAGGCGGCGAGACGCGCGTGCCGCTGTCGCGTGACGGACATTACTGGATCGAGGCGGAGGTCAATGGCCATCCCACGCGCTTCCTGGTGGATACCGGCGCCACGCTGACCGCCATCAGCGAAGAGACCGCGCAGGCCGCCGGGCTGGAGCCACGCAGCAACAGCTTCCCCGTGCGCCTGCAGACCGCCAACGGGCAGGTCAGCGCGCAGATGACCACGCTGGACGAACTGCGCTTCGGCAATGTCGCGGCGCGCGGGCTGGATGCCGTCATCGCGCCCAATATCGGCCCGACAAATGTGCTGGGCATGAACCTGCTCAGCCGCCTGAAAGGCTGGGGCGTGGAAGACGGCGTGCTGATCCTGCGCCCCAACAATCCGCAGCCCGAACTGGTGGTGGGCGAATAG